A section of the Tachysurus fulvidraco isolate hzauxx_2018 chromosome 7, HZAU_PFXX_2.0, whole genome shotgun sequence genome encodes:
- the mab21l2 gene encoding protein mab-21-like 2 produces MIAAQAKLVYQLNKYYNERCQSRKAAIAKTIREVCKVVSDVLKEVEVQEPRFISSLSEIDARYEGLEVISPHEFEVVLYLNQMGVFNFVDDGSLPGCAVLKLSDGRKRSMSLWVEFITASGYLSARKIRSRFQTLVAQAVDKCSYRDSVKMVADTSEVKLRIRERYVVQITPAFKCTGIWPRSAAQWPPPHIPWPGPNRVAEVKAEGFNLLSKECYTLAGKQSSAESDAWVLQFAEAENRLLMSGCRKKCLSVLKTLRDRHLELPGQPLNGYHMKTLLLYECEKHPRESDWDEASLGDRINGVLLQLVSCLQCRRCPHYFLPNLDLFQGKATSALEAAAKQTWRLAREILTNAKSLDKL; encoded by the coding sequence ATGATCGCTGCTCAGGCGAAGCTGGTCTACCAGCTCAACAAATACTACAACGAGCGGTGCCAATCACGCAAGGCGGCCATCGCCAAGACCATCCGCGAGGTGTGTAAGGTCGTTTCGGACGTCCTGAAGGAGGTGGAGGTACAGGAGCCGCGATTCATCAGCTCTCTGAGCGAGATCGACGCTCGCTACGAGGGCCTCGAGGTAATCTCGCCTCATGAGTTTGAGGTCGTGCTCTACCTCAACCAGATGGGCGTCTTTAATTTTGTGGACGATGGCTCGTTGCCAGGCTGCGCCGTCCTGAAGCTCAGCGATGGGAGAAAGCGAAGCATGTCTCTCTGGGTCGAGTTTATAACCGCCTCGGGGTATCTGTCAGCGCGAAAGATCCGATCGAGATTTCAGACTCTGGTGGCGCAGGCGGTGGACAAGTGCAGCTACCGTGACTCCGTAAAGATGGTGGCCGATACAAGCGAGGTGAAGCTGCGGATACGGGAGCGTTACGTAGTGCAGATCACTCCGGCCTTTAAGTGCACCGGAATCTGGCCCCGAAGTGCTGCTCAGTGGCCTCCTCCACACATCCCTTGGCCCGGACCGAACCGGGTCGCCGAGGTCAAAGCTGAAGGATTTAATCTGCTCTCGAAAGAATGTTACACGTTAGCGGGAAAGCAAAGCTCGGCCGAGAGTGACGCCTGGGTCCTGCAGTTTGCAGAGGCAGAAAACCGGCTGCTGATGTCCGGCTGCAGGAAGAAGTGTCTGTCGGTTTTAAAAACGCTCCGTGACAGGCACTTGGAGCTGCCAGGACAGCCGCTCAATGGCTACCACATGAAGACGCTGCTGCTGTACGAGTGCGAGAAGCACCCGCGCGAGAGCGACTGGGACGAGGCAAGCCTCGGAGATCGCATCAACGGCGTCCTGCTGCAGCTCGTCTCCTGTCTACAATGCCGCCGGTGTCCTCACTACTTCCTCCCCAACCTTGATTTATTTCAAGGCAAAGCGACGTCAGCCCTCGAGGCAGCCGCCAAGCAGACCTGGAGGCTCGCGAGGGAGATCCTGACCAACGCTAAGAGCCTGGACAAACTCTGA